The DNA sequence GCTGGGACCAGGATGGGGTTCCGACACCGGAAACCTTGCGTCGCTTAGGATTGGAGGAGTGCCTCAATGGCTAGTGAGAAATACCGGGAGCTGATGGAGGAGATGAAGCGCATCGGGCGCATCGTCTTCCAGGCCGGCTTGAACAACTCCCACAGCGGCAACATGAGCGTACGCGTGGGTAGACGAATCCTCATCACCCGCCGCGGATCCATGCTCGGGTTCCTCAAAGACGAGGACATCATCGAGACCGGCCTGGAGCAAGACGACTCCGGCATCTCATTGGCTTCCACAGAAGTCGCCGTCCATCGGGCGATCTACAAGGGAACCTCCGCGCTTGCCATTATCCACTCCCATCCCATCACCGCAACCGCCCTCTCTATCGTGCAGGACGAGATCGTCCCGATTGACGTGGAAGGCTCTTATTACATCCGAAGGGTGCCGGTGATCGCTTTCGAGTTCGGTACCGGATCCAAGGAGATGGAGGAGGTTCTTCCCAAGTACCTCAAGAACTACCGCATCGTGATGGTAAAGGGGCACGGTGCCTTCGCCATTGGGGACTTTCTCGAGGAAGCTCTCCATTACACCCACGTGCTGGAGAATATCGCCCAGATCACATGGCGGGTTCGGGCTATGGGCATCGATACCCGACCGTTCGAGCGCGAATATTTCCACAAGTGGTAGGGGGCTGGCTCTAATCACGGGCAGAGTCGGGAGATCGGGATGGCTTCATCGGGCCGGCAGGAGAGATTGGCGTTGTACGGTGGTCCGCGGATCAAGCAGACTCCGTTCGGTACGGGGAGAAGATACGGCGAGCGCGAGCTGGAAGAGCTGCGGGACGCCCTCGAGCAGAACACGCTCTTTTAC is a window from the candidate division KSB1 bacterium genome containing:
- a CDS encoding aldolase, which translates into the protein MASEKYRELMEEMKRIGRIVFQAGLNNSHSGNMSVRVGRRILITRRGSMLGFLKDEDIIETGLEQDDSGISLASTEVAVHRAIYKGTSALAIIHSHPITATALSIVQDEIVPIDVEGSYYIRRVPVIAFEFGTGSKEMEEVLPKYLKNYRIVMVKGHGAFAIGDFLEEALHYTHVLENIAQITWRVRAMGIDTRPFEREYFHKW